Proteins encoded together in one Chelonoidis abingdonii isolate Lonesome George chromosome 1, CheloAbing_2.0, whole genome shotgun sequence window:
- the LOC116816202 gene encoding uncharacterized protein LOC116816202, protein MHSPVIVVLFYFLLIKAWKSLTVQCEAYITVMQYPTIASIKYGTSVLLDCIFDFQFLSEAETEVYWNIQLLLFNDSMKKITMSSKMLPLNQSALLSKDDGKYKLTGNLLKGVVFLEVKNLQPRDVGLYTCKVARLIPPPYLEGSSNGTYISGIEDTLQDSCKSSETKFVICLGTLVAYTFVIIMTTIIYVLVRRKSICTSSPLPSRDSMIYVDMNFAKESIKSDE, encoded by the exons ATGCATTCTCCAGTCAtagttgttttattttactttctcctAATTAAGGCTTGGAAGAGCTTAACTGTCCAATGTGAAG CCTATATCACAGTAATGCAATATCCCACCATAGCCTCTATTAAATATGGCACATCTGTACTTCTTGATTGTATATTTGATTTCCAGTTTCTATCAGAGGCTGAAACTGAAGTCTACTGGAATATTCAGTTGTTGCTTTTTAATGATTCCATGAAGAAAATAACTATGTCTTCAAAGATGTTGCCTTTAAACCAAAGTGCTTTGTTGTCAAAGGATGATGGAAAATACAAGCTCACAGGCAATCTTCTAAAAGGTGTAGTCTTCTTAGAAGTGAAGAATCTTCAACCACGGGATGTTGGTCTGTACACCTGCAAAGTAGCACGCCTGATACCACCTCCATATCTAGAAGGAAGTAGCAATGGAACTTATATCAGTG GGATAGAAGATACATTGCAAGATTCCTGCAAGTCATCAGAAACTAAATTTGTCATATGCCTGGGGACCCTGGTAGCCTATACATTTGTGATCATCATGACTACCATCATTTATGTACTG gTTAGAAGAAAATCTATCTGCACAAGTTCTCCACTGCCAAGCAGAGACTCTATGATATACGTGGATATGAATTTTGCAAAAGAAAGCATTAAGAGTGATGAATGA